A window of the Juglans microcarpa x Juglans regia isolate MS1-56 chromosome 5D, Jm3101_v1.0, whole genome shotgun sequence genome harbors these coding sequences:
- the LOC121264524 gene encoding F-box protein At3g58530 isoform X2 → MEQKNSSKGPQNREHETVTERSRLSPSRQPMALPLSCLLSLYLSLDFSEMGNAGNRVVAALSLPRYCYVKHIKLEFAQDIEDKHLELLKIKCLDSLQNLECLNLNGCQKISDKGIEAITNACPTLKVFSIYWNVRITDMGIKHLVKNCKYVTELNLSGCKNISDKSLQLVAENYSKLELLNLTRCTKLTDHGLQQILLKCSFLQSLNLYALSGFTDLAYKSISLLTQLKFLDLCGAQNLSDEGLACVAKCVNLVCLNLTWCIRVTDLGVICIAQGCTSLEFLSLFGIVGVTDKCLEALSRSCSNTITTLDVNGCIGIKRRSRDELLHLFPHLKCFKVHS, encoded by the exons ATGGAACAGAAAAACAGTTCCAAAGGTCCTCAAAATCGTGAGCACGAGACTGTTACAGAGAGATCTCGTCTCTCTCCTTCTCGTCAGCCCATGGCTTTACCGCTCTCTTGTCTCCTATCCCTCTATCTG AGTCTGGATTTTTCTGAAATGGGTAATGCTGGAAATCGGGTTGTAGCTGCTCTTTCACTG ccGAGATATTGTTATGTGAAGCACATAAAGCTTGAATTTGCGCAAGATATTGAAGACAAACATCTCGAACTCCTTAAAATCAAG TGTTTGGATTCTCTTCAAAATCTGGAGTGTCTGAATCTGAATGGCTGCCAAAAGATCTCCGATAAGGGAATTGAAGCTATAACCAATGCTTGTCCTACGCTAAAGGTCTTCTCTATCTATTGGAATGTGAg GATAACAGATATGGGAATAAAGCATCTGGTGAAGAACTGCAAATATGTAACTGAGTTGAACTTAAGTGGCTGTAAG AATATTTCGGACAAAAGCTTGCAATTAGTTGCTGAGAATTACTCAAAATTAGAGTTGTTGAACCTGACTAG GTGCACAAAGTTAACAGACCATGGATTGCAGCAGATACTGCTCAAATGCTCCTTTCTCCAGAGTCTAAACCTCTATGCCCTTTCTGG CTTCACAGATTTAGCTTACAAGAGTATATCACTTCTGACCCAGCTTAAGTTCTTGGACCTCTGTGGTGCCCAG aatctATCAGATGAGGGACTTGCCTGTGTAGCTAAATGCGTGAACCTTGTATGTCTTAATTTGACATG gTGTATCCGAGTCACTGATTTGGGAGTCATATGCATTGCACAGGGTTGCACTTCTCTTGAATTTCTtag CTTGTTTGGAATAGTTGGAGTGACTGATAAGTGTCTGGAGGCCCTCTCAAGGTCCTGCTCAAACACAATTACAACCCTTGATGTGAATGGATGTATTGGCATTAAG AGACGCAGTCGTGATGAATTGCTTCATTTGTTCCCCCATCTGAAGTGCTTCAAAGTGCACAGCTAA
- the LOC121264807 gene encoding protein WHAT'S THIS FACTOR 9, mitochondrial gives MNILFSDIFSNSYSPAKTMTFKIRHFLFSILKFQKTNTSETRNLCSLHQHQQCRGITKVRLKWVKNRSLDHIIDTETDLKAACLLKDAIKRSPTGFLTEKSVADWQKHLGLTVPVLRFLRRYPTLFHEFPHARYASLPCFKLTDTALLLDSQEQSIHQSCESDTVERLCRVLMMMKTRTVSLQSLYPLKWDLGLPDTFEKILVPKYPDHFKFVKAINGLASLRLAEWREEFTESALERSNERSRLSDEYRQFKRGQTVLAFPMTFPRGYGAQKKVKAWMEEFQKLPYISPYEDSRKIDPNSDLMEKRVVGVLHEMLSLTIHKKTKRNYLRSLREELNLPHKFTRIFTRYPGIFYLSLKCKTTTVALKEGYRRGKLVDPHPLARLREKFYQVMRTGLLYRSKGVNLIPQQEILLDNNMEDETGLEDSEVEEIETDEECCEDEVSEMDEGSDEQ, from the coding sequence ATGAATATCCTTTTTTCAGACATTTTCTCAAACAGCTACTCCCCGGCAAAGACGATGACCTTCAAAATCAGACACTTTCTCTTCTCCATCCTAAAATTCCAGAAAACGAACACCTCCGAGACCCGCAACCTTTGCTCGCTTCATCAGCACCAACAATGCAGAGGCATAACCAAGGTCCGTCTTAAATGGGTCAAGAACCGAAGCCTGGACCACATCATCGACACCGAGACTGATCTCAAGGCCGCCTGCCTCCTCAAGGACGCTATCAAGCGCTCCCCAACCGGTTTCCTCACTGAAAAGTCTGTCGCCGATTGGCAGAAGCATCTCGGCCTCACCGTCCCCGTTCTCCGCTTCTTGCGCAGGTACCCCACTCTCTTTCACGAATTCCCTCATGCTCGTTACGCCAGCTTGCCTTGCTTTAAGTTAACAGACACTGCGTTGTTACTAGACTCGCAAGAACAAAGTATACACCAAAGCTGTGAGAGTGATACCGTGGAGAGGCTCTGTAGAGTGCTTATGATGATGAAAACTAGGACTGTGTCGTTGCAATCGTTGTATCCTTTGAAATGGGATCTAGGTTTGCCGGATACTTTTGAGAAGATACTAGTTCCAAAGTACCCCGATCATTTTAAATTCGTTAAGGCCATAAACGGTCTCGCAAGCTTGCGACTTGCCGAATGGCGTGAGGAATTCACCGAGTCCGCATTGGAAAGGAGTAATGAGCGCAGTAGATTGAGTGATGAGTATAGGCAATTCAAGAGGGGACAAACGGTATTGGCATTCCCGATGACTTTTCCAAGGGGATACGGGGCACAGAAGAAGGTGAAGGCATGGATGGAGGAATTTCAGAAGTTACCATACATTTCGCCTTATGAGGATTCTAGGAAGATCGATCCTAATAGTGATCTTATGGAGAAACGGGTTGTTGGTGTTTTGCATGAGATGTTAAGCTTGACTATTCACAAAAAGACCAAAAGGAACTACCTAAGAAGCTTGAGGGAGGAACTGAATCTTCCGCACAAGTTTACTCGAATCTTTACAAGGTATCCAGGGATATTCTACCTGTCGTTGAAGTGCAAAACAACGACCGTGGCTCTTAAAGAAGGGTATCGCCGGGGAAAACTCGTGGACCCACATCCCCTTGCACGTCTGAGGGAGAAGTTTTATCAGGTTATGAGAACAGGGCTCCTTTATCGCAGTAAGGGCGTGAATTTGATTCCCCAGCAAGAAATTTTGCTTGATAATAATATGGAAGATGAGACGGGGCTAGAAGATTCTGAGGTGGAAGAGATTGAGACAGATGAGGAATGCTGTGAGGATGAAGTATCAGAGATGGATGAGGGGTCTGACGAACAGTAG
- the LOC121264806 gene encoding LOW QUALITY PROTEIN: DEAD-box ATP-dependent RNA helicase 37-like (The sequence of the model RefSeq protein was modified relative to this genomic sequence to represent the inferred CDS: inserted 2 bases in 2 codons), which produces MTTSWADSVANTACENVATGSSNSNGLKRPTRSTYVLPHLRNRQPPSSDPPAQLQTSSPANDRVNYGGITTKSHWGGGSRPDFGRTGHNGSIGGRGGSGWNSRSXGWERGREREVNPFGDDENLTQEFSEEENKGINFEAYDDIPVETSGNNVPPPVNTFAEIDLGDALNQNIWRCKYVKPTPVQRYAIPISLAGRDLMACAQTGSGKTAAFCFPIISGIMRGQYVQRPRGARIVYPLALILSPTRELSCQIHNEAKKFSYQTGVKVVVAYGGAPINQQLRELERGVDILVATPGRLVDLLERARVSLQMIRYLALDEADRMLDMGFEPQIRKIVEQMDMPPPGARQTMLFSATFPKEIQRLASDFLSNYIFLAVGRVGSSTDLIVQRVEFVHESDKRSHLMDLIHAQKENGVQGKQALTLVFVETKKGADSLEHWLCLNGFPATTIHGDRTQQEREQALRLFKSGKTPILVATDVAARGLDIPHVGHVVNFDLPNDIDDYVHRIGRTGRAGKTGLATAFFNENNSSMARPLADLMQEANQEVPAWLTRYASRASYGGGGGRNRRSGGGRFGGRDFRRDGSFNRATDYYGGANSSGGYGFSGGYGGGGGXGAGVTSAWD; this is translated from the exons ATGACAACTTCATGGGCAGATTCTGTGGCTAACACTGCATGTGAGAATGTGGCAACTGGTTCTTCTAATAGCAATGGCTTAAAACGCCCTACCCGATCAACCTATGTTCTGCCACATCTTCGTAATAGGCAACCTCCTTCATCAGACCCCCCTGCTCAATTACAAACTTCTTCACCAGCCAATGATCGGGTTAACTACGGTGGAATCACAACCAAGTCACACTGGGGTGGAGGTTCTAGGCCCGACTTCGGGCGTACAGGACATAATGGTTCTATTGGTGGTCGAGGGGGTAGTGGATGGAATAGTAGAA GGGGGTGGGAACGAGGGAGAGAACGCGAGGTGAACCCTTTTGGTGATGATGAAAATTTAACGCAAGAATTTAGCGAGGAAGAAAATAAAGGTATTAACTTTGAGGCTTATGATGACATTCCTGTGGAGACGAGTGGGAACAATGTGCCCCCACCTGTGAATACTTTTGCAGAGATTGACTTGGGGGACGCattgaatcaaaatatttgGAGGTGCAAGTATGTGAAACCAACTCCCGTACAGCGTTATGCTATACCAATTTCTCTTGCAGGGCGGGATCTAATGGCTTGTGCTCAGACTGGATCAGGGAAGACTGCTGCCTTTTGCTTTCCGATTATCAGTGGAATCATGCGGGGCCAGTATGTTCAGAGACCTCGTGGAGCACGGATTGTGTACCCTCTTGCTCTAATTCTTTCACCTACAAGGGAGTTATCATGCCAG ATACAcaatgaagcaaaaaagttttCCTATCAAACTGGTGTCAAGGTGGTCGTTGCCTATGGAGGAGCACCAATCAATCAACAG TTGCGAGAGCTTGAGAGAGGAGTTGATATCCTTGTGGCAACTCCAGGCCGATTGGTTGATTTGCTTGAGAGGGCTAGAGTCTCGTTGCAGATGATCAGATATTTGGCTCTTGATGAGGCAGATCGGATGCTGGATATGGGTTTTGAGCCCCAAATCCGAAAGATAGTGGAGCAAATGGACATGCCTCCACCAGGTGCGAGACAGACGATGCTGTTTAGTGCCACCTTTCCTAAAGAGATACAG AGGTTGGCATctgattttctttcaaattacatatttttggcTGTTGGAAGGGTTGGTTCAAGTACTGATTTGATTGTCCAAAGAGTTGAATTTGTTCACGAGTCTGATAAGAGAAGCCATCTTATGGATCTTATTCATGCTCAGAAGGAAAATGGAGTTCAGGGCAAG CAAGCCTTAACATTAGTTTTTGTGGAGACAAAGAAGGGAGCTGATTCATTGGAGCATTGGTTGTGCCTTAATGGATTTCCTGCAACTACCATTCATGGTGATAGAACACAACAG GAGAGAGAACAAGCATTGAGATTGTTCAAAAGCGGAAAGACACCAATTTTAGTGGCAACAGATGTGGCAGCACGTGGTCTTGACATTCCTCACGTAGGGCATGTGGTCAACTTTGATCTTCCAAATGACATTGATGATTACGTTCACCGGATAGGACGTACAGGGCGAGCTGGAAAAACAGGATTGGCAACTGCTTTCTTTAACGAGAATAATTCATCGATGGCAAGGCCACTAGCTGATCTAATGCAAGAAGCAAATCAAGAAGTACCTGCTTGGCTTACACGTTATGCATCAAGGGCTTCTTATGGTGGGGGTGGTGGCAGAAATCGGCGGTCTGGGGGAGGCCGTTTTGGTGGCCGTGATTTTAGGAGGGACGGTTCATTTAATAGGGCCACAGATTACTATGGTGGAGCAAATAGTAGCGGTGGCTATGGGTTTTCTGGTGGTTATGGCGGGGGTGGGG ATGGTGCAGGCGTGACCAGTGCTTGGGATTAG
- the LOC121265986 gene encoding lipid phosphate phosphatase delta isoform X5 → MSSPGPLSSFRSRNTSMGFLMLCSLGCPVLCLFPFTLLFFLCSSGLARQMTLLIAFCDYVGNSIKDSVSAMRPSSPPVRRVTATKDEEDNALEYGVPSSHTLNTVCLSGYLLHYVLSYPQYEDASMKFVGVALVCLLVGLIGLGRIYLGMHSLVDVIGGLAIGLVILPFWITVHEYVDIFIVSGQNVTSFWAALSFLLLFAYPTPELPTPSIEYHTAFNGVAFGIVAGIQQTYHQFHHEAVPRIFTPQLTIPTFVGRMLLGIPTILLVKLCSKALAKWILPVVSNTLGIPIKSSGYIPNLNGNGKKSDEIKQSGFIQKLFFFSQQSTFDVDTGIRFLQYAGLAWSVVDLVPSLFSQVSL, encoded by the exons TTGTGTCTGTTCCCTTTTACACTGCTTTTCTTCCTCTGCTCTTCTGG ATTGGCTCGGCAAATGACCCTTTTGATAGCATTTTGCGATTATGTAGGGAACTCTATAAAG GATTCGGTATCAGCTATGAGACCCAGTTCACCACCAGTCAGGAGAGTAACTGCCACGAAAGACGAGGAAGATAATGCGTTGGAATACGGCGTGCCGTCTTCCCACACTCTTAATACAGTTTGCTTATCTGG GTACCTTTTGCACTATGTCTTGTCTTATCCTCAGTATGAAGATGCCTCCATGAAATTTGTTGGGGTTGCCCTTGTTTGCTTGCTTGTGGGCCTCATTGGTTTgg GAAGAATTTACCTCGGCATGCACAGTTTGGTTGATGTCATTGGTGGTCTTGCCATTGGACTGGTGATCCTTCCGTTCTGGATCACAGTTCATGAATACGTTGACATTTTTATAGTCTCAGGACAAAATG TTACGTCCTTTTGGGCCGCCCTAAGCTTCCTGTTGCTCTTTGCTTATCCAACTCCTGAGCTTCCAACCCCAAGCATCGAGTACCACACAGCCTTTAATGGTGTGGCATTTGGAATT GTAGCTGGGATCCAGCAAACATACCATCAGTTTCACCATGAAGCCGTTCCTCGTATATTTACCCCACAACTTACAATCCCTACCTTTGTGGGAAGAATGTTGCTTGGGATACCCACCATACTTCTTGTGAAGTTATGTAGTAAGGCTCTCGCAAAATGGATTCTCCCTGTTGTGTCAAACACATTGGGCATCCCAATTAAATCAAGCGGCTACATCCCAAATCTAAATGGAAATGGGAAAAAATCGGACGAGATTAAACAATCTGGTTTTATCCAAAAGCTGTTCTTTTTCTCCCAACAGAGTACATTTGATGTTGATACAGGTATAAGGTTCCTCCAATATGCAGGCCTTGCATGGTCGGTGGTGGATCTTGTTCCATCTCTTTTCTCTCAAGTGAGCTTGTAA
- the LOC121265986 gene encoding lipid phosphate phosphatase delta isoform X4 encodes MSSPGPLSSFRSRLVWWVLQKYQHGFLDALFSGLSCVVSVPFYTAFLPLLFWSGHARLARQMTLLIAFCDYVGNSIKDSVSAMRPSSPPVRRVTATKDEEDNALEYGVPSSHTLNTVCLSGYLLHYVLSYPQYEDASMKFVGVALVCLLVGLIGLGRIYLGMHSLVDVIGGLAIGLVILPFWITVHEYVDIFIVSGQNVTSFWAALSFLLLFAYPTPELPTPSIEYHTAFNGVAFGIVAGIQQTYHQFHHEAVPRIFTPQLTIPTFVGRMLLGIPTILLVKLCSKALAKWILPVVSNTLGIPIKSSGYIPNLNGNGKKSDEIKQSGFIQKLFFFSQQSTFDVDTGIRFLQYAGLAWSVVDLVPSLFSQVSL; translated from the exons TTGTGTCTGTTCCCTTTTACACTGCTTTTCTTCCTCTGCTCTTCTGG AGCGGGCATGCCAGATTGGCTCGGCAAATGACCCTTTTGATAGCATTTTGCGATTATGTAGGGAACTCTATAAAG GATTCGGTATCAGCTATGAGACCCAGTTCACCACCAGTCAGGAGAGTAACTGCCACGAAAGACGAGGAAGATAATGCGTTGGAATACGGCGTGCCGTCTTCCCACACTCTTAATACAGTTTGCTTATCTGG GTACCTTTTGCACTATGTCTTGTCTTATCCTCAGTATGAAGATGCCTCCATGAAATTTGTTGGGGTTGCCCTTGTTTGCTTGCTTGTGGGCCTCATTGGTTTgg GAAGAATTTACCTCGGCATGCACAGTTTGGTTGATGTCATTGGTGGTCTTGCCATTGGACTGGTGATCCTTCCGTTCTGGATCACAGTTCATGAATACGTTGACATTTTTATAGTCTCAGGACAAAATG TTACGTCCTTTTGGGCCGCCCTAAGCTTCCTGTTGCTCTTTGCTTATCCAACTCCTGAGCTTCCAACCCCAAGCATCGAGTACCACACAGCCTTTAATGGTGTGGCATTTGGAATT GTAGCTGGGATCCAGCAAACATACCATCAGTTTCACCATGAAGCCGTTCCTCGTATATTTACCCCACAACTTACAATCCCTACCTTTGTGGGAAGAATGTTGCTTGGGATACCCACCATACTTCTTGTGAAGTTATGTAGTAAGGCTCTCGCAAAATGGATTCTCCCTGTTGTGTCAAACACATTGGGCATCCCAATTAAATCAAGCGGCTACATCCCAAATCTAAATGGAAATGGGAAAAAATCGGACGAGATTAAACAATCTGGTTTTATCCAAAAGCTGTTCTTTTTCTCCCAACAGAGTACATTTGATGTTGATACAGGTATAAGGTTCCTCCAATATGCAGGCCTTGCATGGTCGGTGGTGGATCTTGTTCCATCTCTTTTCTCTCAAGTGAGCTTGTAA
- the LOC121264524 gene encoding F-box protein At3g58530 isoform X1 yields MKNYAEMAETRLALSEMEAAEAEVVWNRKTVPKVLKIVSTRLLQRDLVSLLLVSPWLYRSLVSYPSIWLSLDFSEMGNAGNRVVAALSLPRYCYVKHIKLEFAQDIEDKHLELLKIKCLDSLQNLECLNLNGCQKISDKGIEAITNACPTLKVFSIYWNVRITDMGIKHLVKNCKYVTELNLSGCKNISDKSLQLVAENYSKLELLNLTRCTKLTDHGLQQILLKCSFLQSLNLYALSGFTDLAYKSISLLTQLKFLDLCGAQNLSDEGLACVAKCVNLVCLNLTWCIRVTDLGVICIAQGCTSLEFLSLFGIVGVTDKCLEALSRSCSNTITTLDVNGCIGIKRRSRDELLHLFPHLKCFKVHS; encoded by the exons atgaaaaactaTGCGGAAATGGCCGAAACGCGACTCGCTCTCAGCGAAATGGAAGCAGCAGAAGCAGAAGTCGTATGGAACAGAAAAACAGTTCCAAAGGTCCTCAAAATCGTGAGCACGAGACTGTTACAGAGAGATCTCGTCTCTCTCCTTCTCGTCAGCCCATGGCTTTACCGCTCTCTTGTCTCCTATCCCTCTATCTGGCTC AGTCTGGATTTTTCTGAAATGGGTAATGCTGGAAATCGGGTTGTAGCTGCTCTTTCACTG ccGAGATATTGTTATGTGAAGCACATAAAGCTTGAATTTGCGCAAGATATTGAAGACAAACATCTCGAACTCCTTAAAATCAAG TGTTTGGATTCTCTTCAAAATCTGGAGTGTCTGAATCTGAATGGCTGCCAAAAGATCTCCGATAAGGGAATTGAAGCTATAACCAATGCTTGTCCTACGCTAAAGGTCTTCTCTATCTATTGGAATGTGAg GATAACAGATATGGGAATAAAGCATCTGGTGAAGAACTGCAAATATGTAACTGAGTTGAACTTAAGTGGCTGTAAG AATATTTCGGACAAAAGCTTGCAATTAGTTGCTGAGAATTACTCAAAATTAGAGTTGTTGAACCTGACTAG GTGCACAAAGTTAACAGACCATGGATTGCAGCAGATACTGCTCAAATGCTCCTTTCTCCAGAGTCTAAACCTCTATGCCCTTTCTGG CTTCACAGATTTAGCTTACAAGAGTATATCACTTCTGACCCAGCTTAAGTTCTTGGACCTCTGTGGTGCCCAG aatctATCAGATGAGGGACTTGCCTGTGTAGCTAAATGCGTGAACCTTGTATGTCTTAATTTGACATG gTGTATCCGAGTCACTGATTTGGGAGTCATATGCATTGCACAGGGTTGCACTTCTCTTGAATTTCTtag CTTGTTTGGAATAGTTGGAGTGACTGATAAGTGTCTGGAGGCCCTCTCAAGGTCCTGCTCAAACACAATTACAACCCTTGATGTGAATGGATGTATTGGCATTAAG AGACGCAGTCGTGATGAATTGCTTCATTTGTTCCCCCATCTGAAGTGCTTCAAAGTGCACAGCTAA